The following are from one region of the Trichoderma breve strain T069 chromosome 5, whole genome shotgun sequence genome:
- a CDS encoding short chain dehydrogenase domain-containing protein, which produces MPVPTIFYLIENGFPQVIHDNVWNIVYAVAAVTFLVLLKLYSSGRSNPSERDLHGRVVIVTGGTSGIGAEVTYELAARGAQLVLLTQVPASDPFLVDFIQDIRDRTGNHMIYAEQVDLASLYSIRKFATKWVDNAPPRRLDMIVLCASTMTPGGGKRTVTEEGVEEMWQVNYLANFHLLSILSPALKAQPFDRDVRVVIATCSSYIGSPSLKEGLGNAEKGWSPGSAYARSKLALNVFGSYFQKHLDAYKRPDQLPMNTRVIFVDPGLSRTPGTRRWLTRGSLIGLALYMCFYAIPWFLLKSPHKGAQSILYAAMAGDLGRGTGGKLIKECMEVDFARREIKDDEVAKKLWEESDALIEKTEKNAAKKRGQQKAKEDKLAEEKKEKEKAEEVESLVAAIKKGKEKEKQKEKEKQQKQGAKSGKKGK; this is translated from the coding sequence ATGCCTGTGCCAACCATCTTCTATCTCATCGAAAACGGCTTTCCACAGGTCATCCACGACAATGTCTGGAACATCGTCTacgccgtcgccgccgtcacaTTCCTCGTCCTGCTAAAGCTCTACTCATCGGGCAGGTCGAATCCCTCCGAGCGCGACCTCCATGGCAGagtcgtcatcgtcaccgGCGGAACGAGCGGGATAGGGGCAGAAGTGACATACGAGCTGGCAGCCCGCGGCGCTCAGCTCGTCCTGCTGACCCAAGTCCCCGCCTCAGATCCCTTTCTCGTCGACTTTATACAGGATATTCGGGACAGGACGGGCAACCACATGATATACGCAGAGCAGGTGGATCTCGCCAGTCTGTACAGCATCAGAAAGTTTGCCACGAAATGGGTCGACAATGCGCCTCCTCGAAGATTGGACATGATTGTGCTGTGCGCATCGACCATGACGCCGGGAGGAGGGAAGCGGACCGTTACAGAAGAAGGCGTGGAGGAGATGTGGCAGGTCAACTATCTTGCCAACTTTCACCTCCTAAGCATCCTCAGCCCGGCTCTCAAGGCGCAGCCCTTTGATAGAGATGTCCGCGTCGTCATAGCGACATGTTCATCGTACATTGGATCTCCCTCCCTGAAAGAAGGTCTCGGAAATGCGGAAAAGGGCTGGTCTCCCGGCTCTGCATACGCACGAAGCAAGCTCGCCCTCAACGTTTTCGGCTCATACTTCCAGAAGCACCTTGACGCATACAAGCGCCCTGATCAGCTTCCTATGAACACCCGGGTCATTTTTGTAGACCCCGGTCTCAGTCGAACACCCGGCACGCGCAGATGGCTGACCCGAGGCTCGCTCATTGGCCTTGCGCTTTACATGTGTTTCTACGCCATCCCCTGGTTCTTGCTCAAGTCGCCTCACAAAGGTGCCCAGTCGATTCTGtacgccgccatggccggaGACCTCGGGCGTGGCACCGGCGGCAAGCTCATCAAGGAGTGCATGGAGGTAGACTTTGCCCGGAGAGAAATTAAGGACGACGAGGTAGCAAAGAAGCTCTGGGAGGAGAGCGACGCCCTGATTGagaagacggaaaagaacgccgcaaagaagagagggcagcaaaaggccaaggaggataagctggccgaggagaagaaggaaaaggaaaaggcagaagaggtGGAGAGCCTGGTAGCTGCTatcaagaagggaaaggagaaggaaaagcaaaaggaaaaggaaaagcaaCAGAAGCAAGGCGCAAAGAGCGGTAAAAAGGGCAAATGA
- a CDS encoding synaptobrevin domain-containing protein, translating to MASSSSATPLLYSCIAHKTTILSECTTSASSQTSSLASIILPKIEHTTPQKLTYTHGQNQIHYVAEAPSDYPEHPAAGGLTFLVIADGSLGRRVPFGYLLEIRKRFFEKFPEHSDFAEMPNYGAGSFNAEMKSLMVEFGTTSGGMNDAIGNAKREIDDVRGIMTKNIESLLERGERIDLLVDKTDRLGSSARDFRVRSRGLKRQMWWKNVKLMALLILVVALIIMIIVISVKG from the exons ATggcgtcttcctcttccgcaACTCCGCTGCTTTA CTCCTGCATCGCCCACAAGACCACAATCCTGTCCGAATGCacaacctcagcctcgtcacAAACCTCGTCGCTcgcctccatcatcctccCAAAGATTGAGCACACCACCCCTCAGAAGTTGACGTACACCCACGGCCAGAACCAGATTCACTATGTCGCCGAAGCTCCGTCTGATTATCCCGAACACCCGGCCGCCGGCGGCTTGaccttcctcgtcatcgcagACGGGTCGCTGGGCCGTCGCGTGCCGTTCGGATACCTGCTAGAGATCCGCAAGCGATTCTTTGAAAAGTTCCCCGAGCACAGCGACTTTGCCGAGATGCCAAACTACGGCGCCGGGTCGTTCAACgccgagatgaagagccTGATGGTGGAGTTTGGCACGACGAGCGGCGGCATGAACGACGCGATTGGTAATGCGAAGCGCGAGATTGACGATGTTAGAGGCATCATGACGAAGAACATTGAGAGCTTGCTCGAGCGAGGCGAGAGGATCGATTTGCTTGTGGACAAGACGGACAGGCTGGGGAGCAGCGCTCGCGACTTTCGGGTCCGGAGCCGCGGGCTGAAGCGGCAGATGTGGTGGAAGAATGTCAAGCTCATGGCGCTGCTGATCCTGGTTGTggctctcatcatcatgattATCGTCATCTCAGTCAAGGGTTAA